The segment TCCATCTGCCGCTGGCCGCCGATCCGTTTCATCCGGTGCTCGGTGTGCGCCCCAGCCTGATCGTCAGCGAAATTCCCGCCACCTTCCGCGGGCGGGACTCCTGGCTTGGCCAGCTGCGGCGGTGCGGGATCAGGACGCCCATCCTGCTGGTGTCCCCCACCCATTCCACCGCAGACCGGATCCAGGGACTACAGCACGGCGCCGACGATTGTCTCGGGCAACCGTTTCATCCCGCCGAGTTGCTGGCGCGTGTGCAGGCCCTGCTTCGCCGCAGCACCGGTCCTCTTCCGCTGACTGCTTGGGTGCGCTTCGGACCAGTGGTCGTCGACCTGCGGCGGATGACCACCATCGATCCGCGTGGCCAAAGCCGGCTCTCCCGGATCGAGTGCGCCTTCCTGGACCTGCTGGTGCACGCCCGCGGCCGGGCCGTTTCGCGTGAAAGGTTGCTCCGCGCCATCTGGGGCAATGTGAACCCACCGGCCAGTCGATCCGTGGACACCCACGTCTGGCGGTTGCGCCGAAAGATCGGGGATACCGGCCACGAGCCACACTGGATCAAGAGCGTGCCCGGCGTGGGCTATCAGCTCGAATACACCGAGTGTCACATCTCGCCGTCTCTCCACGCGATTCACGAGCCAACGCGTTAGCCTACCGCCGCGATCATGCCACGGTGCGACCAGGCGCCGGCTCGCTGCAGACAGATGGAGAATCCGAACGGTACATACGGAAGCCAGCCTGGGCTTCCGCCCATCCGCGCCCGTCCTGCCATGTGCGCCACCGCGGCGCTCATGAAATTGCATCGCACCGTCGTTTTCACTGCACGCTGCGACAAGCGCCGGGCCTCCAATTCCGCGTGGCGATGCGCTTCTCCCGGCAGCCCGCTTTCCACCGCGGCTAGCGCCAGCGATTGACGGGAAATTTGTGACAACTTCGTGACTTCATGCACGTCGCCGATGGTTCGATACACCGCGCGAGCCTGATTGTGAAATACCCGGTTGCACGGTGCGCCCTCCGCGCATCGTCGGCCGGAATCCATCCACCTCTACTCAGTATGAACGCACGACACCTGACTACATGCCGCACGCTTGCCGTGCTTTTTGTTCTCGGCCTCAGCACCACCAACACGAGCCTCGCTGCCGTCACCTGGAAGAATATCCAGTTTGGCGGCTTCGCCAGCCAGGGTTTCCTGGTCAACACCGGCAACAACGATTACCTGGGTGACACCAGCGGAGGCACGTTCGATTTCCGCGAGTACGCGCTGAACGCCTCCTGGTCCAAGGGCAAGTTCCGCGTCGGCGCCCAGGGCTTCGGCCAGCGACTCGGCAATTACGGCGACGACAAGATCGTTCTCGACTGGGCCATCGTCGACTACCAAGCCACGCAATGGTTCGGCATCCGCGCCGGTCGCGTGAAAATGCCCCGCGGTCTCTACAACGAGGCGCTCGACGTCGACTCCGTTCGCCCCTTCGTCCTTCTGCCGCAGAGCGTCTACGACGCGCGGTTGCGTGACTTCAACTCGGCCATCAACGGCGGGATGATCTACGGCAACATCAACTTGCGCCGGTTTGGCAGCCTGGACTACAAGGCGTTCTACGGCGACATCCCGATGTCCACCGATTCGGGCGCCAACGACTACTTCAACAACGACGTGCCGTATCCGAACGTGAAGATCGGCATGGACGCCGTTTACGGGGGCAGCCTTTTCTGGAACACCCCCAAGTCCGGCCTGCGCGTCGGCTACTCCTACAGCGCGTTCCAGGATTTTGGCGCCGATCGGTTCCTCACGATGGATATCCCGCCCTACGGGCTCATCCAGTTCATCATGTATCGTAACACCGATCGCTACGACCGGCATCTGCTCTCCGCAGAGTATGCCACGGGCGACTGGACCTTTGCCGCGGAAATCGGCCAGGAGGAAGCTGACTTCCTCATCGGCATCCCGGCCGAGGTACCGACCGGCATCCTCGCGGTCGACAATATCTACGGCTATCTCTCCGCCACGCGCCGGATCAACGACCGGCTCGAGATCGGCGCCTACTACAGCTACACGAAAGAACAGCAGACGAGCGTGAACATCGTGGACGGGTTGATCTTCCCGGATCTGATCCAGCACGACTTCGCCATCAGCGCCAAATACGATATCAACGAGCGCTGGCTCGTGAAGGTCGAGGGACACTACCTCGACGGCGCAGGCAAGATCTTCGACACGCCCTCGTGGCCGCAGCCGCTCGCGAAGCGGGACGAGTCCTGGTTCCTCCTCGCCGCCAAAGCGACGTTCTCCTTCTGACCTCAACGCCTCGCCTACCATGAAACGCTTGTTGCATACTCTCTTCGTGGCTGCCGGTGCGTTGGCGCTTGCGGCGGCCGCCCATGCCGCCCCCGTGCTCGCCGGCCACTCTGGCCTGAACGGCCAAAATCTTGACGCCGAAGCCGCCAAATCCGTCCTCCTCGGCAAACGCGTCACCATCGGCAACGCGCGCGTGGTCATCGTCATCGCCAAGGCCAGCGCCGCGCAGGACGCCTTCCTGCAATCGCACGTGGGTATGAACACGAGCCAGTTCCAGAACCACTGGCGCCGGCTGTTCATGACCGGTGGCGGTTCGGCCCCGAAGATCGTCGAGACCGAAGCCGAAGCCTGCAAGACCGCCGCCGAGACGCCGGGCGCCGTCGTCGTGGCCGATTCGGCCGCGGCCGCCGGCCTGGCCGTCCTCGCAAACTGATCCTCCCAACCTCCGGGCCTCGCGCCTCCACCCCCCATGAACCTGTTCCGTTCGATTCGAAGTTTTAGTTTCCGTCAAACGATGGTGACCGTCACGACGTGCTTCGCGCTCGTGGCGGTCGGTGTCGCCCTGCTCGCGGTGGTCTCCGCCAGCTTCACCCGCCAAGGCACCCGGCAAACCAATACGCTCACGAATCAGTTCCTGCCCGGACTGGTCACCCTGGCCAAGCTCGAGCACGCCGCGCTGAACTTCAAAAGCATCACGCTCCAGTTCGCCCTCGCGCGCGACGAAGCGGCGATGAACGCCCAGAAGACGGCGTTCGATTCCGAGTCACAGGCCGTCAACCAGAGCCTGGCCCAGCTCAAGGTGCTCGCCAACGACGCGGACAGCGGGACGCTGATCGAGAGCCTCGACCAGGCGATCGGGGCCTACAGCACCGCGGCGGCGAAATTCCAGACCGAGCTGCGCGCGGGCGATTTCGAAAAAGCCATGGCCACGCTCGATCAGCAGGTGGGTTCGGCTCAGAAGGAGCTCGAAGCCAAGTTGAGCGCCGTCAGCCAGCGGTTCTTCCAGCTCTCGCAGGGCGCCGGAGCCGCCACGGCGACGACCATCGCCAAGACCGACCGTGTCAGCACGCTCGGCTCGACCGTGCTGGGCGCGATCACGCTCGTCTGCCTCGCGGTCGCCCTCCTCGCCACCCTCGGCATTTCGCGTCGGCTCAAGGATACCAACCGCGCCCTGGCCAACTCCACGGGCATCGTGCAGGACAACGCCTCACTGGTCGCCACGTCCAGCCAGTCGCTCGCCGAAGGCTCCAGCACGCAGGCCGCCTCGCTCGAGGAAACCAGTTCTTCGCTCGAGGAGCTCAACAGCATGACCAAGCGCAACGCCGAGAGCGCCCAGAAGGCCAAGGAAGCCGCCGGTCAGGCCCGCGTTTCCGCCGACACCGGCGCCGAGCACATGCAGCAGATGAATTCGGCGATGCATGCCATCAAGGCCTCCTCCGACGACATCGCCAAAATCATCAAGACGATCGACGAGATCGCGTTCCAGACGAACATCCTCGCGCTCAACGCCGCCGTCGAAGCCGCCCGCGCCGGCGAGGCCGGCATGGGCTTCGCCGTCGTCGCCGAGGAAGTCCGCGCGCTCGCCCAGCGCTCCGCCACGGCGGCCAAGGAGACCGCCGCGAAAATTGAGGACTCCGTCAATAAGAGCCAGCAGGGCGCACAGATCAGCGGCGAAGTCTCCAAAAGCTTCGAAACGATCCAGCAGCAGATCCGCAATCTCGACCAACTCGTCGGCGAAATCGCCACGGCCTCGCACGAACAGAACCAAGGCATTGGCCAGGTGACGGCTGCCGTCACGCAGATGGACGAGATCACGCAGCAGAACGCCGGCAACGCCGAGGAGACCGCCGCGGCCTCTCAGGAGCTGAACAACCAGGCGTCGATCCTCAGCCAAGCCGTGGACAGCCTCCACGCCCTCATGGGCAATCATCGACAGCAGACGTCGGTGCAGACTCCAAATCTCGCCTACGCACGGTCCGAGTCTCCTGCCCGCAGCGCCGCAGCCGCGCGCAAGACTCCGCCGACAGCCGTGAAATCCAACGGCGTCACGTTGCGCCAGCCGGAGCTGCATCGTCACGCGGCTCAGGTCAACGGCACGGCGGCGTCCAACGCCGAAAGCAACGGCCACGAGCACGACAAGTTTTTCCGCAATACCTGACGAACCCGGCTACAGTGGCACTCCGCCACGCGTGGTCGACCCGTTGCTGTGTTTCACTTTGGGGTATAAGGTGGGGCCCGGTGCATGTTGCGACGTGCACCGGGCCATTTTTTTCGGCGGGGGAGGTCTGCGTCGACCGCACTTCTGGCGCCAAACACCAGCAACAAAGTTTGTGACAACTTTGTGACAGCACCGACGGCGGGCTCTCGTCGATTCTGTATCGAGTAGCGATTCCGCTTCCTCCGGTTGTTTGGCGTTCCACCACCGCCCACCGGCTCTGACTCACCTTTACCCGTATGAAACTACGCTTCGTTAGTTCACGGAGCACCCGTGGGGTGCTCTCTGCTCTCGCATTCGCGCTTGGCTTTGCCGGCACGAGCTCCGCTGCCGTCACATGGCAGGACATTCAGTTTGGAGGTTTTGCGAGCCAAGGATATCTGCTCTCTTCGGCCAACGACTACTTGGGCGAAACGAGCGATGGGACCTTTGATTTTCGCGAATATGCCCTCAACGCCTCCTGGGCGAAGGGCAAGTTCCGCATCGGCGCGCAGGCGTTTGGCCAGAAGCTCGGCCAGTATGGCGAAGACCGGATCAAGCTCGATTGGGCGACCATCGATTATCAACCCGCGCAGTGGCTCGGCTTCCGCGCGGGTCGCGTGAAGATGCCCCGCGGGCTCTACAACGAGGCGCTCGATCTCGATTCGGTCCGGCCGTTCGTCCTCCTGCCGCAGAGCGTCTACGACGCGCGGTTGCGCGACTTCAACGCCGCGTTCAACGGCGCTATGATCTTCGGCAACATCAGCCTGCGCCAGGCAGGCAGCGTCGACTACCGGCTCTTCTATGGCGACATCCCGATGTCGACGAGCTCGGGCGCCAGCGACTACTTCAACAACGACCAGCCGTTTCCGAACACGAGCATCGGCATGGACGCCGTCTATGGCGGCAGCGTCTTCTGGAACACGCCGGCGACCGGTCTGCGCGTGGGCTACTCCTACAGCACGTTCGAGAATTTTGGCGTCGATCGCATCGCCTATTACGGCGGCATGACCATTCCGCTTCAGAAACTGACCTCGAATCATCATCGGCATCTGCTGTCCGCCGAATACACCTACGGCGATTGGATCTTCGCCGCCGAGGCGGGCTGGGAAAACGCCCACTCCGTAATTCTGATGGCCGGCCAGCCCTCGGGCTCCGTCGCGGATTTCGACAGTGATTATTATTATGTTTCCGTAGCCCGCCGTGTCCATGCCCGCGTCGAACTCGGCGCCTACGTGAGCCATTCACATGATGCCACGGTGCTAATTCCCGCGCAGGCGGGGCTCTCCCTGCCTCCGCTCTCGCAGACCGATTACGCCGTCAGCGCCAAGTTTGATCTCAATGAGCATCTGATCTTCAAACTCGAGGGCCACTACCTCGACGGCTCCGGCAAGCTGTTCGACACGCCGGCCCACCCGCAGCCGTTCGTCCAGCGCGACAACTCCTGGACCATGGTCGCCGCCAAGATGACCCTGTCGTTCTAATCCGCCCCCGCTTACTCCCATGAAGTCATTCCTTCTGCGCATTCTTCCGGTCGCGATAGCCGTCGCGTTGGGTTCAGCGCTGCACGGCGCGCCGGTGTTGGCCGGTCACTCCGGCCTCAACGGCCAGAGCCTCGACGCCGAGGGCGCCAAGTCGGTCCTCCTCGGCAAGCGTGTCACCATCGGCGACGCCCGCGTCGTGATCGTCATCGCCAAGGCCAGCGCCGCTCAGGACGCCTTCCTCCAGTCACACGTGGGCATGAACACCAGCCAGTTTCAGAACCACTGGCGCCGGCTGTTCATGACCGGCGGCGGCTCCGCGCCCAAGATCGTCGAAACCGAAGCCGACGCCTGCAAGGCCGCCGCCGAGACACCGGGCGCCGTCGTCGTGGCCGATGCGGCCGCGGCCACCGGCCTCGCCGTCCTCGCCAACTGAGCTGTCACCCCGCAACCGCCCGGCTCCCGTCACGATCGGGCGCCGGGCTCGCCCACAGGCAAGCGGCTGCACTGTGTCGCAGTTCTTTCCGCGCACGCGGAATGGGCAACTTCGTGACTGCGCCCGCGCCGCCCGCAGCCGATAGGGCCGCCCCCTGGCCGAATCACTTTTCTGTTCACCAGCAAATCACCTTCCTGCGCCTCCCACCTGCCACCTCGCTCGCCGTCCTCGTCAACTGATCCCCAACTCCCGGGCGATGCGCCCCCGCCTCCTCCCATGAACCCGTTTCGCTCGATTCGAAGTTTTAGTTTCCGTCAAACGATGGTGACCGTCACGACCTGCTTCGCGCTTGTGGCGGTCGGTGTCGCCGCGCTGGCGCTGGTCTCGTCCAGCTTCACGCGCCAGGGCACCCGTCAGACCAATACGCTGACGAACCAGTTCCTGCCCGGCCTGGTCACCCTCGCCAAGCTCGAGCACGCGGCGCTGAACTTCAAGAGCATCACCCTGCAGTTTGCCCTTGCGCGCGACGAAGCGGCGATGAACGCCCAGAAAACGGCGTTCGATGCCGAGTCGCAAGCCGTCAGCCAGAGCCTGGCGCAGCTCAAGGTGCTCGCCGACGATGCCGACAGCCAGGCCGTCATCGACAGCTTGGAGCAGGCGGTCGCCGCCTACAGCAAGGCCGCCGGCAAGTTCCAGACCGAGCTGCGCGCCGGCGACTTCGAGAAGGCGATGGCCACGCTCGACCAGCAGGTGGGCGCCGCGCAGAAGGATCTCGAGGCGCGCCTCGATGCTGTCAGCCAGCACTTGTTCCAGCTCTCGCAGGGCGCCGGCGCCGCCACGGCCGCGATCATCGCCAAGACCGACCGCGTCAGCACGCTAGGCTCGACCGCACTGGGCGCGATCACCCTGGTCTGCCTCGCGGTCGCGCTCGTCGCCACGCTGGGCATCTCCCGCCGGTTGCGGGAGACGAACCGCGCCCTCGCCAACTCCACCGGCATCGTGCAGGACAACGCTTCCCTCGTCGCCACCTCCAGCCAGTCGCTCGCCGAAGGCTCCAGCACGCAGGCCGCCTCGCTCGAGGAAACCAGTTCCTCACTCGAGGAGCTCAACAGCATGACCAAGCGCAACGCCGAGAGCGCCCAGAAGGCCAAGGAAGCCGCCGGTCAGGCCCGCGTTTCCGCCGACACCGGCGCCGAGCACATGCAGCAGATGAATTCGGCGATGCATGCCATCAAGGCCTCCTCCGACGACATCGCCAAAATCATCAAGACGATCGACGAGATCGCGTTCCAGACGAACATCCTCGCGCTCAACGCCGCCGTCGAAGCCGCCCGCGCCGGCGAGGCCGGCATGGGCTTCGCCGTCGTCGCCGAGGAAGTCCGCGCGCTCGCCCAGCGCTCCGCCACGGCGGCCAAGGAGACCGCCGCGAAAATTGAGGACTCCGTCAATAAGAGCCAACAGGGCGCACAGATCAGCGGCGAAGTCTCCAAAAGCTTCGAAACGATCCAGCAGCAGATCCGCAATCTCGACCAACTCGTCGGCGAAATCGCCACGGCCTCGCACGAACAGAACCAAGGCATTGGCCAAGTGACGGCTGCCGTCGCGCAGATGGACGAGATCACGCAGCAGAACGCCGGCAACGCCGAGGAGACCGCCGCCGCCTCCCAGGAACTCAACAACCAGGCGTCGATCCTTAGCCAGGCGGTCGACAGCCTGCACGCGCTGATGGACAACCATCGCCAGCACACGTCGGTGGAGACTCCCACTCTCGCCCACGCTCGGCCGGAGACTCCCGCGCGCAAGAGTCCGCCAGCAGCAAAGAAAACCAACGGCGTCACGTTGCGCCAGCCGGAGCTGCATCGTCACGCGGCTCAGGTCAACGGCACGGCGGCGTCCAACGCCGAAAGCAACGACCACGAGCACGACAAGTTTTTCCGCAATACCTGACGCGCCTAGCCGCGGCGGCCACTCCGCCGCTCGCGGCCGGTCCGTGTCGGCGTTTCACTTTGGGGTATAAGGTGGGGCCCGGTGCATGTTGCGACGTGCACCGGGCCGTTTTTTTCGGGAGGAAGAACCGCTTGGTGGGTGCTCTTCCCCGTGCATCACCGGCAGTGCGTCTGGTGCCGGTGACTGACGTAGAAATGTGACAACTTCGTGACAGGACGATCGGTTGCCTGCGGTCGATACACCTAATGCGACTGAGTATTTCACTCGATGCTACGTCAGCCCGCACATGAACCGGACTGACCGGAGAAGGAGAACGCACCTACACCATGACAAAATCGCTCCCGCGAATTCTCGTGCTCGTCGCCGGCTTGATCGCCGGTGCCGCGCTTCACGCCGCCCCTGTGCTCGCCGGCCATGCCGGTCTGAACGGACAAAGCCTTGATGCCGAGGCCGCCAAATCCGTGCTCCTCGGCAAACGCATCACCATCGCGGACACGCGCGTGGTGATCGTCATCGCCAAAGCGAGCGCGGCCCAGGACACGTTCCTGCAATCGCGCCTCGGAATGAACACCAGCCAGTTTCAGAACCACTGGCGGCGGCTGTTCATGACCGGTGGCGGCTCGGCGCCCAAGATCGTTGAGACCGAAACCGACGCCTGCAAGGTCGCCGCCGAAACGCCCGGCGCCGTGGTCATCGCCGAGGCCGCAGCAGCGACCGGACTCGCCGTCCTCGCCAACTGACCCGCCCAGGAACGCAACCTTTTCGACCTCTTATGCTAACTCGTCGTCTTCCCTCCCCTCCGCTGTCATTCTTTGGCGGTCGCACCGTTGCGCTCGCCGCGCTCGCCATGGCCAGCGCGGTCAGCTGCGCCGCCAGCGTCACCTGGAAAAACATCCAGTTTGGCGGCTTCGCCAGCCAAGGCTGGCTTTACAGTTCCGACAACAACCTACCCACGACGAACAAGGGTGGCACCTGGGACTTCCGTGAGATCGGGCTCAATGCCTCCACGACGCTCGGCTCGCGGCTCCGGGTCGGCGCCCAGGCTTTCGCGCAGAGTCTTGGCGAGATCGGTGAGGACAAGGTTTTGCTCGATTGGGCCATCGTAGACTACAGTTTCCACCCGGCCTTCGGACTGCGGGCCGGCCGGATCAAATATCCCAAGGGTCTCTACGGCGAGGCGCTCGACCTCGACGCGCTCCGGCCGTTCGTGTTTTTGCCCATGGCCGTCTACAACCCCGTGCTGCGCGATTTCAACGCGTCGTT is part of the Opitutus terrae PB90-1 genome and harbors:
- a CDS encoding response regulator transcription factor, with the translated sequence MSVPAAGPAGTNRAPRPRILLVSDRAPRPESLAGLLVENGYLVFHLPLAADPFHPVLGVRPSLIVSEIPATFRGRDSWLGQLRRCGIRTPILLVSPTHSTADRIQGLQHGADDCLGQPFHPAELLARVQALLRRSTGPLPLTAWVRFGPVVVDLRRMTTIDPRGQSRLSRIECAFLDLLVHARGRAVSRERLLRAIWGNVNPPASRSVDTHVWRLRRKIGDTGHEPHWIKSVPGVGYQLEYTECHISPSLHAIHEPTR
- a CDS encoding methyl-accepting chemotaxis protein produces the protein MVTVTTCFALVAVGVALLAVVSASFTRQGTRQTNTLTNQFLPGLVTLAKLEHAALNFKSITLQFALARDEAAMNAQKTAFDSESQAVNQSLAQLKVLANDADSGTLIESLDQAIGAYSTAAAKFQTELRAGDFEKAMATLDQQVGSAQKELEAKLSAVSQRFFQLSQGAGAATATTIAKTDRVSTLGSTVLGAITLVCLAVALLATLGISRRLKDTNRALANSTGIVQDNASLVATSSQSLAEGSSTQAASLEETSSSLEELNSMTKRNAESAQKAKEAAGQARVSADTGAEHMQQMNSAMHAIKASSDDIAKIIKTIDEIAFQTNILALNAAVEAARAGEAGMGFAVVAEEVRALAQRSATAAKETAAKIEDSVNKSQQGAQISGEVSKSFETIQQQIRNLDQLVGEIATASHEQNQGIGQVTAAVTQMDEITQQNAGNAEETAAASQELNNQASILSQAVDSLHALMGNHRQQTSVQTPNLAYARSESPARSAAAARKTPPTAVKSNGVTLRQPELHRHAAQVNGTAASNAESNGHEHDKFFRNT
- a CDS encoding methyl-accepting chemotaxis protein, encoding MNPFRSIRSFSFRQTMVTVTTCFALVAVGVAALALVSSSFTRQGTRQTNTLTNQFLPGLVTLAKLEHAALNFKSITLQFALARDEAAMNAQKTAFDAESQAVSQSLAQLKVLADDADSQAVIDSLEQAVAAYSKAAGKFQTELRAGDFEKAMATLDQQVGAAQKDLEARLDAVSQHLFQLSQGAGAATAAIIAKTDRVSTLGSTALGAITLVCLAVALVATLGISRRLRETNRALANSTGIVQDNASLVATSSQSLAEGSSTQAASLEETSSSLEELNSMTKRNAESAQKAKEAAGQARVSADTGAEHMQQMNSAMHAIKASSDDIAKIIKTIDEIAFQTNILALNAAVEAARAGEAGMGFAVVAEEVRALAQRSATAAKETAAKIEDSVNKSQQGAQISGEVSKSFETIQQQIRNLDQLVGEIATASHEQNQGIGQVTAAVAQMDEITQQNAGNAEETAAASQELNNQASILSQAVDSLHALMDNHRQHTSVETPTLAHARPETPARKSPPAAKKTNGVTLRQPELHRHAAQVNGTAASNAESNDHEHDKFFRNT